In the genome of Streptomyces sp. SAI-127, the window GAAAGGCGTGTCGTCGGCGAGGGAGTATCCATACGCCGGGATGATCGAATGGACCTGGGCGTGGGGCACCGAGTCATGCAGGTAGCGCGTGATCTCGGCCGCGCTCTGGCCCGCCCCCACCACCGCGACGGACCTGAGGCCGGTCCGGTCCAGCCGGCGGAAGCTGGTCAGGAACTGCGAGCTGTGCCAGACCCGGTCGTCACACGGCACGCCTTCGGGCATACGGGGGACCAGCCCCGTCGAGACCACTACGTTGCGCGCGCGGACCGATCGCCTTTCCCGACTCGCTCCCCCACGTACCTCAATCTCCAGGCACGTGGGCACGCCCGAGCCGCCTTCCGGACGGCGCAGGCCGATGACCTCGGCTCCGTAGGAGACCCGATCGGTGAAGTTGGACGCCACCCACTCCAAGTACTGGTGGAACTCCAACCGAGTCGGGAAGAACGTCTGGTTGTTGACGAAGCCGGCCAGCCGGCCCGAAGCGTGCAGGTAGGAGACGAAGCTGTAGTGGGACGCCGGATTGCGGAAAGTGGCGACGTCCTTCAGGAAGGGTATCTGCATCGTCGTGGTCGGAAGCAGCATATTGCGGTGCCAGCCGAACGCTTCCTGCCGTTCGAAGAAAAACGCCGTGACCGGATCGTCCGGTGCCTGGATATTGTGCTCTTCCAGGGCCACGGCCAGCGATAGGTTGGACGGCCCGAAACCGATACCCACCACGTCGTAGACTTCAGCCGCACGAGCATCCATGAGAAACCTCCCGCCAGCGCTGCCCCATCAGGCAGCCACATTCTTGATCGGTCAATTCCCTAGCTCCCGGTGAATCCGGGTGAAAAATATGCCGACGAGTATCGTTGGTGTCACGTCGGACAGGATCGACCGCTGCCAGAAGCAGCGGAACGAAGGCGGGTTCGGGATGGGGACGCAGCGGAATTACCGGCGTCAATCTAGAACGCGCCCTTCTCCCTTTCAAGAGTCCCTGAGTCCTGGAGCAATGTCCCGCTGACAGGACGAGCGCGGATTCCGGGATTTCCACGTCCCGGCATCCTGGCGGACCCGCTGCACACGGCCGGCCCGGGGTCAGACACCTTTCTCCACACTCGGCTGAGGAATGGGCGCCGGAAGCGACTTCGACTCAAGGCGCAGGCGTTGCAGCAGCGGTCCCGTCATGAGGCTGGTGACCAGCGCCATGACGACCATCGCG includes:
- a CDS encoding SidA/IucD/PvdA family monooxygenase; translation: MDARAAEVYDVVGIGFGPSNLSLAVALEEHNIQAPDDPVTAFFFERQEAFGWHRNMLLPTTTMQIPFLKDVATFRNPASHYSFVSYLHASGRLAGFVNNQTFFPTRLEFHQYLEWVASNFTDRVSYGAEVIGLRRPEGGSGVPTCLEIEVRGGASRERRSVRARNVVVSTGLVPRMPEGVPCDDRVWHSSQFLTSFRRLDRTGLRSVAVVGAGQSAAEITRYLHDSVPHAQVHSIIPAYGYSLADDTPFANQVFDPNAVDDYYFGTDRARQAFWDYHKNTNYSVVDDDVIRDLYRRSYEEDVRGARRLHFLNLTRVSEVKRAGDDTRVLLMNGETRELEVDLCVFATGYQAMEPTGLLGELDQYCLRDEAGRHRVERDYRLTAGPELPGGIYLQGGTEHTHGLSSSLLSNIAVRSGEIAESIVSRRRIERELERPIPAEHAGNPR